The following proteins come from a genomic window of Populus nigra chromosome 6, ddPopNigr1.1, whole genome shotgun sequence:
- the LOC133696074 gene encoding pentatricopeptide repeat-containing protein At3g04130, mitochondrial-like, translating into MNRVQVLRSCLRNARVVFSRADYCSLAVSSSSSSCVSPPQLPSVLTSTTVFDYQDYCLDSRNQSTVNLVAAKARVGSSPDEILLSLAHEQVCDDIEVSDDLVDKLLLRFKDDWKSALGVFRWAGLRPGYKHRPEAYDMMVDILGKMKQMDQMRELLEEMNRNHLVTLNTVGKAMRRFSGAGKWEDAARMFDELGTFGLEKNTESMNLLLDTLCKEGKVEQARAIFLELKSHILPNAHTFNIFIHGWCKANLVDEAHWTLQEMKGHAFRPCVISYSTVILFYCRQHNFSKVYELLDEMEAQGCPPNVVTYTTIIVFLAKSQNTEEALQLTQRMKSAGCKPDTPFFNSLIYILGRAGRFHEAVDVFEKEMPNAGVSRDTSTYNSMIAMLCHHGHVSKALSLLREMETSAPFKLDGQTFYPLLKSCLRTGDMNLLSQLLDDMVKKHQLSLDRSAYALLIHVLCRANKCEWAYHLFEEMISKDIVPKYQTCHMLLEEVKLKSMHDTAEKIEDFMKKL; encoded by the coding sequence ATGAACAGGGTACAAGTACTAAGAAGCTGTCTTAGAAACGCCCGTGTAGTTTTTAGTCGTGCTGATTATTGCTCTCTCGCtgtctcatcttcttcttcttcgtgcGTTTCTCCTCCTCAATTACCTTCCGTGCTTACAAGCACGACTGTATTTGATTACCAAGATTACTGTCTAGACTCTAGAAATCAGTCGACTGTTAACTTAGTCGCTGCCAAAGCTCGTGTAGGAAGCAGTCCCGATGAGATTCTTCTGTCTTTGGCGCACGAACAAGTGTGCGATGACATTGAGGTTTCTGATGATCTTGTTGACAAATTGCTCCTCCGCTTTAAGGATGATTGGAAATCTGCTTTGGGTGTTTTTAGATGGGCTGGATTACGCCCTGGCTACAAACATAGACCTGAGGCATATGATATGATGGTGGACATTCTGGGGAAAATGAAACAAATGGATCAAATGAGGGAGTTATTAGAGGAAATGAATCGAAATCATCTAGTTACACTTAACACTGTGGGTAAGGCTATGAGAAGGTTTTCAGGGGCAGGAAAATGGGAAGATGCTGCGAGGATGTTTGACGAATTAGGAACATTTGGTTTGGAGAAGAATACGGAGTCTATGAACTTGTTGCTCGACACGCTTTGCAAGGAGGGCAAAGTTGAGCAGGCCCGCGCTATCTTCTTGGAGCTTAAATCACACATTTTGCCTAATGCTCACacatttaacatttttattcaTGGTTGGTGTAAAGCCAATCTAGTTGATGAAGCACACTGGACTCTCCAAGAGATGAAAGGGCATGCTTTTCGACCTTGTGTAATCAGCTACTCTACCGTCATCCTTTTCTATTGCCGCCAGCACAATTTTTCTAAGGTCTATGAGCTCCTTGATGAAATGGAAGCGCAAGGGTGCCCACCAAATGTTGTTACTTACACCACCATCATTGTTTTTCTGGCCAAGTCACAGAATACCGAGGAGGCTTTACAACTAACTCAGAGAATGAAGTCAGCCGGATGTAAACCTGATACAccttttttcaattctttaatttatatattaggGAGAGCTGGCCGATTTCATGAGGCTGTTGATGTTTTTGAGAAGGAGATGCCAAATGCCGGGGTCTCCCGTGATACATCTACTTATAATTCCATGATTGCTATGCTCTGTCATCATGGTCATGTATCAAAGGCCCTTAGTCTTCTGAGGGAGATGGAAACGTCGGCACCTTTCAAACTTGATGGTCAGACATTCTACCCATTGCTTAAGTCATGCCTTAGAACTGGAGACATGAATTTGTTGAGTCAATTATTGGATGACATGGTGAAAAAGCATCAACTAAGTCTTGATAGATCAGCCTATGCTCTTCTAATTCATGTCCTCTGCAGAGCAAACAAATGCGAGTGGGCTTACCATCTGTTTGAGGAAATGATCAGTAAAGATATAGTACCGAAATATCAAACATGTCATATGCTTTTGGAGGAGGTCAAACTGAAGAGTATGCATGATACTGCTGAGAAAATTGaagatttcatgaaaaaattataa
- the LOC133696416 gene encoding uncharacterized protein LOC133696416: protein MPPLYFPLRWESTGDQWWYASPIDFAAANGYYDLVRELIYLDTNLLIKLTSLRRIRRLETVWDDEEQFDGVAKCRSHVARQLLLECETKGGHNTLIRAGHGGWLLYTAASAGDGTFVKELLERNPLLVFGEGEYGVTDIFYAAARSRNSEVFRLLLDFSISPRCGLGSGGELEGQQSESHSEFKWEIMNRAVHAAARGGNLEILKELLGDCSDVFVYRDAQGSTILHAAAGRGQVEVVKDLITSFDIIASKDYQGNTALHVAAYRGYLAVAEILILASPSLASFTNNHGDTFLHMAVSGFQTPGFRRVDRQIELFTQLMSGKIVNIKDVTNVKNNDGRTALHTINQLNISDMDAMTPLDLLKQRPRSASSEILIKQLISGGGISYRQDNIARKAIVSHLKGHGIGKSPGTSFRIPDAEVFLYTGIENASDASCDHRSVGGNSCSSGPSDIDTGKSSENKKSGSVNNAARRLRSLLQLPRMKEKKAAVMELEDDDSVNSFNLCQTLEDRPIPLRQRYSKLFSLSTNKRTISGRSGLPSPSTGKKFTTGLMHGAIQANTHLAVSDRSPSSSFSGSSLSSPVSLDKEKDIDIAGTSFSNQPSKHKQASFNKKSMNQYFCFIAQGLAVEDSGTNQSYKHATPLVA from the exons ATGCCACCCTTATACTTCCCTCTTAGGTGGGAAAGCACTGGAGATCAGTGGTGGTATGCGTCACCCATTGATTTCGCAGCTGCTAATGGCTACTATGACTTGGTGAGAGAGCTTATTTACCTTGACACCAATCTCCTCATCAAACTCACTTCCCTTCGTCGGATTCGTCGGCTTGAAACTGTTTGGGACGACGAGGAGCAGTTCGATGGTGTTGCTAAATGTCGTTCTCATGTAGCCAGACAGCTCCTGCTAGAATGTGAAACAAAAGGAGGTCACAACACTCTCATTAGAGCTGGACATGGTGGTTGGCTTTTGTACACTGCTGCTTCAGCTGGTGATGGGACCTTTGTCAAGGAATTGTTGGAGAGAAACCCTCTTCTTGTTTTTGGAGAAGGAGAATATGGTGTCACTGACATATTTTATGCCGCGGCCAGGAGCAGGAATTCTGAGGTTTTCAGGCTCTTGCTTGATTTCTCTATTTCACCACGATGTGGCCTTGGCTCTGGAGGAGAGTTAGAGGGGCAGCAGAGTGAGAGTCATTCCGAATTTAAGTGGGAGATTATGAATAGAGCTGTCCATGCTGCAGCTAGAGGTGGGAATTTGGAGATTTTGAAGGAGCTTCTAGGGGATTGCTCGGATGTTTTTGTTTATAGAGATGCTCAAGGGTCGACCATCTTACATGCTGCCGCAGGGAGGGGGCAGGTCGAG GTAGTTAAGGATCTTATTACATCCTTTGATATCATTGCCTCCAAAGATTATCAAGGGAATACGGCATTACACGTGGCTGCTTACAGGGGTTACTTGGCTGTGGCAGAGATTTTGATACTTGCATCTCCCTCACTCGCCTCCTTTACAAACAACCATGGAGATACTTTTCTCCATATGGCAGTGTCAGGCTTTCAGACCCCTGGTTTTCGAAGAGTGGATAGGCAGATTGAGCTCTTCACTCAGTTAATGAGTGGTAAGATTGTGAATATCAAAGACGTCACCAATGTCAAGAACAACGATGGAAGAACAGCCCTTCATACcatcaatcaacttaatattagcGACATGGACGCCATGACTCCACTAGATCTCCTCAAGCAACGGCCAAGATCAGCATCTTCTGAAATTCTAATCAAGCAGCTGATTTCAGGTGGAGGGATCTCTTATCGTCAGGATAACATAGCCAGAAAAGCTATTGTTTCCCATCTGAAAGGGCATGGTATAGGAAAGAGTCCTGGCACTTCCTTTAGAATTCCAGATGCAGAGGTGTTCTTGTACACTGGTATTGAGAACGCATCTGATGCCAGTTGCGATCACAGAAGTGTTGGTGGCAATTCATGCTCGAGTGGCCCAAGTGATATTGACACGGGTAAGTCGTCGGAAAACAAAAAATCAGGTTCTGTAAATAATGCTGCAAGGCGTCTGAGGTCTCTCCTTCAGTTGCCCAggatgaaagagaaaaaagctGCTGTGATGGAGTTAGAAGATGATGACTCTGTAAACTCATTTAATTTATGCCAAACCTTGGAAGACCGTCCAATTCCTCTCCGGCAGAGATACTCAAAACTGTTTTCCCTCTCAACCAACAAGAGAACAATTTCTGGAAGGAGCGGTCTTCCAAGTCCATCAACTGGAAAGAAATTTACCACGGGGTTAATGCATGGAGCTATTCAAGCAAATACACATTTAGCTGTTTCAGATAGATCGCCTTCAAGTTCATTTTCAGGGTCATCCCTGTCCTCGCCCGTTTCATTGGATAAAGAAAAGGATATTGATATTGCAGGAACCTCTTTCTCAAATCAGCCATCGAAGCATAAACAAGCATCCTTCAACAAGAAGTCGATGAACCAGTATTTTTGCTTTATTGCTCAAGGGCTAGCAGTGGAAGATTCAGGGACGAATCAGAGCTACAAGCATGCCACTCCTTTAGTAGCCTGA